The Christiangramia salexigens genome includes the window GATAACTGAGAATAAAAGCAGGTATTGATCAATCTGAGAAGAATCTTTTTTAACCTCCTCAGCGATTACATTAAAAGAATTCAAGTTGATCTTGTTTAATAGCTTATCCTTTTTAAACACTTTTCTTGCCTTGGTTGCATCTTCATCATTAAATGCTATCTGAATATCATCCAGCATAGAAAGTGCAGAATCGTACATCTCTTCAAATCTTAACTTTTCAAGCAACTTGGTATCTACCGGAGTATCTACTTCAACAATATATTTGGAAATACCATACGCATGATCTCCAACTCTTTCCAGGTCAAAATTGATCTTTCTTAATGCTAGTACGAATCTAAGATCTACTGCTACCGGATTATGCAAAGCGATAAAACGTTCACAGTCTCTGTCTATTCTAAGATCCAGGCTGTTTACCCTGTTCTCAGCATGAAGTACTTCTTCAGCAAGATCGTTATCGTGATTTATAAAAGCTTCTCTGGATTTTTTCAGCTGTTTACGGCAGAGATCAAACATCTCCATCCCGTGCTGTTTAAGCAAATCCCTGTGTTCATCTAAATTTATCATAATTTAAATTTTATCCGAAACGACCGGTTATGTAATTCTCGGTTTGTTCTTTTTCCGGGTGGGTAAATAATTTATTGGTTTTGTCGAATTCGATAAGATTACCCATATAGAAGAAAGCCGTACTATCACTAATTCTACTAGCTTGCTGCATATTATGGGTTACGATCACGATCGTATACTTGTCTTTTAATTGATAGATGAGGTCTTCAATTTTTGCCGTAGAAATAGGATCTAGAGCAGAAGTTGGCTCATCCATTAATATAATAGATGGCTCCACGGCAAGTGTTCTTGCAATACAAAGCCTTTGTTGTTGTCCTCCCGATAGAGCTAAAGCCGATTTGTTCAGATCATTTTCAACCTCATTCCAAAGTCCCACTTGTTTCAGAGATTCTTCAACCCGGTCTCTCAAAAAGGACTTGTCTTTAATTCCCTGAATTTTAAGGCCATAAGCTACATTCTCATAAATAGATTTTGGAAATGGATTGGGTTTTTGAAACACCATTCCTACCTGCTTTCTAAGTAGCTCAACATTGATATTCTTGTCGTATATATTCTCGTTATCAATATTTATCTCGCCTTCCATTGAAAAATCGTCCACATAATCATTCATTCTATTGAATAATCTAAGGAAAGTTGATTTTCCACAACCTGAAGGGCCAATAAAAGCCGTAACCTTGTTTGCTTTGATGTCCATGCTAACACCTTTAATAGCCATGAAATCACCATACCAAACCTTTACATCTTTCGCCTGTAACTTATATTTTCTTTGAAGGCTGCTATCTATAACGCTTTCCTTCTTTTTTTTCTTTTTAATCATGGTATAACACTTGTGTTATTTAAATTTTTTCTGCCATTTATTTCTGAAGTAAACAGCTATACCGTTCATTACAAATGTAATTAACAATAGAATAATAATTGCAGCAGCTGCATTTTCTACAAATCCGTGTTGTGGTCTTGTGATCCAGTTAAAGATTTGGATTGGCAGGACGGAAAACTGATCCATAGGGGTTTCAGGAGCAAAAGGCACATAGGCCAGGGCACCAATAACTATTAATGGAGCGGTCTCTCCAACTGCCCTGGATAGGGCTAAGATCACACCAGTAAGTATACCTCCAAATGAAGCAGGAAGTAATTGGTGATAAACAGTTTGCCATTTTGAGGCTCCCATTGCAAATGAAGCATCTCTTACAGATCTTGGAACTGCTTTTAATGCCTCTCTTGTTGAAACAATCACAATAGGAAGTATTAAAAGGGCCAGTGTGAAACTACCCGCAAGAATACTTGCTCCCATTTCCATGATCCTAACAAAAACCTCAAGACCAAGCAGTCCATATATTACAGATGGAACCCCAGCCAGGTTTGAAATATTTACCTCAAGAATTGTGGATAGTTTATTCTTTTTTGAATATTCTTCCAGATAAATCGCTGCTGCGATCCCTACCGGTAATGCAATGATTGTTGTAAGTAAAAGTACCCAAATACTTCCCATAAGGGCTGTATATATACCAGATCTTTCGGCTTTTCTTGAGGGTAGATTAGTAATAAACTCCCAGTCTATTCGCATCACTCCATCAATGAGGATATTACCAATAAAAATAGCCAGTAATACAAGTCCAAGAAGAGTGCAGAAGATCCCCCAATATTTGAAGGCCTGATCTTTAAGTCTGTTTTTTCTAATATTATTCATATTTCTCCTGGAATTTTTTTCTGATTCGATAACTTAAAGTATTCAGCAAAAAAGTAAATATGAAAAGAGTGATACCCGCTGCAAATATGGTCTTGTACTCTAGTGAGTCATGCTGAACATCACCTAAACTCACCTGAACGATATAAGCGGTTATGGTTTCTACAGGAACAGTTGGATCAAAAGTGAACCTTGGTTGCTGTCCTGCTGCTACTGCCACGATCATAGTTTCACCAATTGCTCTCGATATTGCTAGGATTATTGAAACTATGATCCCAGAAGATGCTGCAGGCACCATTACTCTGAATGAATTTTGAAGTTTTGTTGATCCCATACCATAAGCCGCTTCCCGTAAGGCATTTGGAACTGCGTGTAATGCATCTTCACTTAATGATGAGATGTAAGGGATGATCATGATCCCCATCACAAGTCCCGCAGAAAGCGAGTTAAAACTTGAAATTTCAGGAAATATGGATTGTAAAAACGGGGTAACCACCATTAATGCAAAAAAACCATAAACCACTGTTGGAACAGCAGCTAATAGTTCCAATAAAGGCTTGATGGTCTTCCGAAAACTTTTTGGAGCATATTCACTTAAGTAAATACTAATAGACAAACCTACAGGTACTGCAAAAGCAATCGCAATAAAAGAGGTAAGCAGGGTACCCGATAATAAAGCTAGAATACCAAAATGTTTGTCTGTAAAAAGCGGGGTCCATTGGGTATCGGTTAAGAAATCTACAATGGAAACCTCGCTAAAGAAGTTTACTGCTTCAACAGACAAAACTAAAATGATACCTATAGTAACGGCAATAGTAATTAGAGAACTTGTAAGCAGAAGTCTCTCAATTACTAATTCTTTTAGTTTTCGCATTTATTCTTAATATTAAAAATAACACCAAGCTCCGTGTGGAGCCTGATGTTATGATCTTATAATTAAAGCTTAGAAATACTAGTGATAAAGCTTATTTTTTATTGTTAGTCTGGTCTTTATGCTTCTCAACAAAACTTTTAAATTTAGATTTCTGCTCAGCATATTCAGCATCGGTTAAAGGAAAGTATCCAACATCCTTTGCCAATGAACCGGCTTCATCCAAATAGAAGTTTATAAATTCTACCACGTTAGGGCTTTGAATCGCTTTACTGCTAACGTAGATAAATAATGGTCTTGAAAGTGGAGAATAAGTTCCATTGTTTACAGTTTCTGCTGAAGGAGAAATAGGTCCGTTTCCACCATCTACAGCTGCAAGTGCCAATTTATCTGAGTTAGCTTCGTAATAAGCCAGTCCAAAAAATCCTAGTCCGTATTTATCTCCTGCAACACCTTGTACAAGAACATTATCATCTTCACTGGCTGTGAAATCCCCACGGCTGGCTCCGCCTTCACCTACTATAGCTTCAGTGAAATAATCGAAGGTACCGGAAGCAACACCAGGTCCGAATAAATGAATTTCCTCATTTGGCCATTCCGGGTTGATCTGATTCCATTTCATTACTTTTCCCTGTGCAGCCGGTTCCCAGATCTTCTTTAGTTCCTCTACGGTAAAAGATTTAGCCCAGTCATTTTCAGGATTGATCACAACAGCAAGACCGTCATAAGCAACCTCTAATTCAACATAATCAATATTGTTCTCTTTTGCAACAGCCGCTTCTTTTGCCTTTATCTCTCTGGAAGCATCAGAAATATCTGTTTCACCACGGGTGAATTTCTGGAATCCACCACCGGTTCCTGAAACCCCAATTGTAACATTTACTCTTGGTTTTTCAGCTCTGAATTCTTCTGCTACAGCTTCAGTGATTGGGTATACTGTACTTGATCCATCTACTGTGATAGTGCCATTATCATCACTATTTTGGCCTTTATTGTTTCCGCAAGCGATCATTAAGAAAGCAATTGCGGTTATAAATAATACTTTTTTCATGTTGGTTTATTTTTAAAAGTGAATATCAACTTGTAACCTGTAAGTTACGCCATTATCAAGATTATTTTCAAAGTCATTCAGGCTTATATCGCTCTGAACTTTTAGTTTATGCTTTAAAATATATTTGGAAACTCCTAGTGTATATTGATTGTGCACACCTTCTCCAGTAATTCCTTCATCTAAAGCAATTGTAGTATATCGTCCTACGACCTCGAAATTACTTGGAAATAAATATGCTGCCTGACCTACAAAACCATTTCCTACCTGAACCACATCACCTGTTGGAACTCCCTGAGCATCTACAGCGATTGGATTTTCTGCAGTTCTGTTTGCATATTCGGTCATTAAAGTAAGGCCCTTATACTTCATCATTGCATCTAAAAAGAAGGTTTCGATATCGGTTTCATAAAATCCGTTATCCAGCATCATGTAATCACCAGATACAGATTCTGTTTTAACAGCATCATCATTATAACTATATGCAGCACCTATAGCTAATTTTGGAGATGGTTCTCTTGCGAAGTCAGCCCCCGAATAAGCGTCAAAGTCTCCGAAAGGATAAATTTCAGCTCTTCCTGTAAAATGATAACCACCAATATTCCCTCGAGTTACGTTTCTTCCTTCACCCTGTGTGAAGGCTACAGATTCCTTCAAAAGGAAATCATTACCAAAATCTATGGAATGATGTAATTGAATTCCCATTTCACGATCTACGTTGAAAACACTATTAACAAGAGATCGGTCTACTGTTTGCATATTTCCTGAAGAAATGATTCTCTCTCGGTTACCCGGTAGTTTCGTTTGACCAACCCAAAGATCGAAATTTTCATAAAAATTCCACTTAATTACCGCATCCAGTATATATCGCGGTGCATCATGCGTAAATTCTGAAGCTCCGGAAATATCACGGTTAGATAGTCCAAGCTCCATTTTGTATCTCAAATTTGGAGAAAATGCAAAACCTTTAAATTTCAATCTTGCTCTTCTAATTAAGAAATTAGATTCACCATTGCTCAAATTGCTGTTTCCTGGGAAGTCCCAATCACTTGTAAATAAAGACTGAAATCTTGCTGCGAAATTCACGCTGTAAGAGCTATCCTTAGCTACAACATCAACAAGTCCTTTTCCAAATGTGTTGTTCGTAATGTCCTGTGCGTTTACACTAAAAATCGATACCAGTAGAAAGACTGATAAAAAATTCCATTTTAACTTCATTATCCTTTTGTTTTTTTTGTCAATGCAAATAACCTATTCTAATGTTAATTTAATGTTACTTGGAGGTTATGCTTAAATCAATATATAATTTAAGTAGAGCCATTCTGGTAGGATTTAGCCATTCATAATTCAGAGCAAACAAAAGCTTTAGAGATTATGAAATAGGATTGAGCCAAAACATTTCAAATATCGAAAGTTTGATTAAATCTCAGGTAAATTAAAAATTATGTAATAATTAAATTTTCATGAGATACTACAGGTAGCCAATTGACATAAAGGGTATTATAAGAATTTTAAGCTAAAAGTGTATAAAGATAGACCAGATTGAATAAGATCAATACCCCAAAGCAAATAAGGCTGAAAATCTGGTAATTTTTACCGGGTCTGTCTGCCAGAGGCATTTGTTCTCCTGTGACCAGCTTATAATTAAAGAAGGCAATAAATGGTGCAGAGAGAAACGAAAGTGCAGTTGCGAAATCTATGAGCACAGTAAAGGAAGCCGTAAAAAAATAAAGAATTAATAGGGATAATAGAGGTATTAGAAAGACATTTAATCTGTAATTCTCCCATTTGGATCTGGAAGAAGTTGATTTTCGTTCAGCTAATACTTCTGAAATAACCCTTGGAAAGGCATCGGTTACCGCAAGTGTAGTGGAAAACATAGCTATAAAGGCCGCTATGCCAATAAGAGGTTTGCTCCAGTCACCCAGAGTTTTTCCGTAGAGGTCTATAAGTTGCCCGGAAAACTCTACTCCGTTACCAGAAAAACTTATGCCGCTTCCAAACATTATAAGGACACCCATCAGAAAAAAAAGTACTCCGATTATTGCTGCTAGGAAATAGCCAATATTAAAATCTGTAAATGCGTCCTTAATCGAAGTCCTTCGTTTATTGCCTAATGCCTTTTCCTTTGTCCATATAGAATGCCATACTGAAGCATCCAACGGAATAGGCATCCAACCCATAAATGAGATTATAAAAGCGATCCCAATTTTATTCCAGATTGGAGGAGAATCCATTTGTATGGCATTTTCAATCCTGCCTTCGCCTAAAGCAAGTATTACAGCGGTTAATGTTGCCAGGCCCAATAAACTTACAATGACCTTCATGCTTTTATCCAGGGCAGGATATTTACCTATAAGTAATAAAGCTATACAAATGCCAATGATGAGGAAACTCCATGTAAAGCTTGTCCAACCCATTCCAAACAACCTTTCAGCTAAACCGGCAGTAACTATGGTGACGGCAGCCTGAATGATGAACATGCTTCCAATGGTTATGAATATAAAGGCCCAATAGGGGAATTTCCCCAATTTTTTATAACCCGTAATAAGATGATTTCCTGTGCCGGCAGCATACCTTGGGCCGAATTCCAGAAACGGATATTTTGTGATGCAGGCCAGAATCAGAACCCAAAAAAGAAGGAAACCATAATCGGCGCCCGCTCTGGTGGCCTGAACTAAATGGGATACACCAATAGCAGCTCCCGCAAGTAAAAATCCAGGACCTATAGATTTTAGAAGGGAAGTTTTACGGGGGGATCTGGGTTTCATCGGGTTGATTAAAAATTAAAATGAATATCTATCAGCGCCAAATTAAGCAAATTTTGAGATGACTTCCTTGTTAACTTCATGTTCACCTTCAAAACTTATGATATCCAGATTTTGAGGGAATATTTTCTGTAGCCTGTTTTTTTCAGCTTTTAGGACTTCAGGATTTAAATATTGGTCTTTATTGCCATAAATAAAGCTAAACCTGGTGGAATTTGAATTGTTGAAATCTTTCGCTTCAAGTTCTTCTGGTACTTTACCGGAATGTAAAATCAAATTGCTACAGTTTATTTTACGATTGGCCACATAACGGGTCGCTACTGATACTCCCTGAGAATAACCTAAAATATTCAGGTTTGAAGTGTCTTGCAGGCCTTCATTTTTAAAGACCGCGTCTATATAGTTCATTACATTTTCAATTTCCATGTCCCGGTTTTCCCTGGTAAGCCACGAGGATCCAACATGACGGTATTCACCATTTAAATAATATTTTGCCTGTGCCTGTGGCGCAATAATATAATTTTCCTCTGGGTCCAGGTGCTTGAAATATTTCAGAAAATACCGGCTTAAATATCCAATACCATGGAATACCAACCATATGTTTTTAGTTTTAGGTCCTTTTTCATTCAGGGTAGAGTAGGTGTTACTAATGGTATAAGAAAGACTTTTCTCTTTGCTCATGGTTCTTCGTGGTTTTGTACTTTTACAAAGAAACCAATCTTTTAAAGGATGACGAAAGAAGAAATGCTACAGCTTTCCAAAAAAGTTTGTAAAAATACCTTAATGGAAACGCTAGAGATCGAATTCACCGAAATAGGTGAGGATTTCCTAATCGCTAAAATGCCTGTAAATTCCAGAGTACATCAGCC containing:
- the phoU gene encoding phosphate signaling complex protein PhoU, translating into MINLDEHRDLLKQHGMEMFDLCRKQLKKSREAFINHDNDLAEEVLHAENRVNSLDLRIDRDCERFIALHNPVAVDLRFVLALRKINFDLERVGDHAYGISKYIVEVDTPVDTKLLEKLRFEEMYDSALSMLDDIQIAFNDEDATKARKVFKKDKLLNKINLNSFNVIAEEVKKDSSQIDQYLLLFSVIKKIERVGDLITNIAEEIIFYMEAEVLKHSKKKGPRKSNK
- the pstB gene encoding phosphate ABC transporter ATP-binding protein PstB, translated to MIKKKKKKESVIDSSLQRKYKLQAKDVKVWYGDFMAIKGVSMDIKANKVTAFIGPSGCGKSTFLRLFNRMNDYVDDFSMEGEINIDNENIYDKNINVELLRKQVGMVFQKPNPFPKSIYENVAYGLKIQGIKDKSFLRDRVEESLKQVGLWNEVENDLNKSALALSGGQQQRLCIARTLAVEPSIILMDEPTSALDPISTAKIEDLIYQLKDKYTIVIVTHNMQQASRISDSTAFFYMGNLIEFDKTNKLFTHPEKEQTENYITGRFG
- the pstA gene encoding phosphate ABC transporter permease PstA, producing MNNIRKNRLKDQAFKYWGIFCTLLGLVLLAIFIGNILIDGVMRIDWEFITNLPSRKAERSGIYTALMGSIWVLLLTTIIALPVGIAAAIYLEEYSKKNKLSTILEVNISNLAGVPSVIYGLLGLEVFVRIMEMGASILAGSFTLALLILPIVIVSTREALKAVPRSVRDASFAMGASKWQTVYHQLLPASFGGILTGVILALSRAVGETAPLIVIGALAYVPFAPETPMDQFSVLPIQIFNWITRPQHGFVENAAAAIIILLLITFVMNGIAVYFRNKWQKKFK
- the pstC gene encoding phosphate ABC transporter permease subunit PstC, with protein sequence MRKLKELVIERLLLTSSLITIAVTIGIILVLSVEAVNFFSEVSIVDFLTDTQWTPLFTDKHFGILALLSGTLLTSFIAIAFAVPVGLSISIYLSEYAPKSFRKTIKPLLELLAAVPTVVYGFFALMVVTPFLQSIFPEISSFNSLSAGLVMGIMIIPYISSLSEDALHAVPNALREAAYGMGSTKLQNSFRVMVPAASSGIIVSIILAISRAIGETMIVAVAAGQQPRFTFDPTVPVETITAYIVQVSLGDVQHDSLEYKTIFAAGITLFIFTFLLNTLSYRIRKKFQEKYE
- a CDS encoding PstS family phosphate ABC transporter substrate-binding protein, coding for MKKVLFITAIAFLMIACGNNKGQNSDDNGTITVDGSSTVYPITEAVAEEFRAEKPRVNVTIGVSGTGGGFQKFTRGETDISDASREIKAKEAAVAKENNIDYVELEVAYDGLAVVINPENDWAKSFTVEELKKIWEPAAQGKVMKWNQINPEWPNEEIHLFGPGVASGTFDYFTEAIVGEGGASRGDFTASEDDNVLVQGVAGDKYGLGFFGLAYYEANSDKLALAAVDGGNGPISPSAETVNNGTYSPLSRPLFIYVSSKAIQSPNVVEFINFYLDEAGSLAKDVGYFPLTDAEYAEQKSKFKSFVEKHKDQTNNKK
- a CDS encoding porin, which codes for MKLKWNFLSVFLLVSIFSVNAQDITNNTFGKGLVDVVAKDSSYSVNFAARFQSLFTSDWDFPGNSNLSNGESNFLIRRARLKFKGFAFSPNLRYKMELGLSNRDISGASEFTHDAPRYILDAVIKWNFYENFDLWVGQTKLPGNRERIISSGNMQTVDRSLVNSVFNVDREMGIQLHHSIDFGNDFLLKESVAFTQGEGRNVTRGNIGGYHFTGRAEIYPFGDFDAYSGADFAREPSPKLAIGAAYSYNDDAVKTESVSGDYMMLDNGFYETDIETFFLDAMMKYKGLTLMTEYANRTAENPIAVDAQGVPTGDVVQVGNGFVGQAAYLFPSNFEVVGRYTTIALDEGITGEGVHNQYTLGVSKYILKHKLKVQSDISLNDFENNLDNGVTYRLQVDIHF
- a CDS encoding Nramp family divalent metal transporter yields the protein MKPRSPRKTSLLKSIGPGFLLAGAAIGVSHLVQATRAGADYGFLLFWVLILACITKYPFLEFGPRYAAGTGNHLITGYKKLGKFPYWAFIFITIGSMFIIQAAVTIVTAGLAERLFGMGWTSFTWSFLIIGICIALLLIGKYPALDKSMKVIVSLLGLATLTAVILALGEGRIENAIQMDSPPIWNKIGIAFIISFMGWMPIPLDASVWHSIWTKEKALGNKRRTSIKDAFTDFNIGYFLAAIIGVLFFLMGVLIMFGSGISFSGNGVEFSGQLIDLYGKTLGDWSKPLIGIAAFIAMFSTTLAVTDAFPRVISEVLAERKSTSSRSKWENYRLNVFLIPLLSLLILYFFTASFTVLIDFATALSFLSAPFIAFFNYKLVTGEQMPLADRPGKNYQIFSLICFGVLILFNLVYLYTLLA
- a CDS encoding alpha/beta hydrolase; protein product: MSKEKSLSYTISNTYSTLNEKGPKTKNIWLVFHGIGYLSRYFLKYFKHLDPEENYIIAPQAQAKYYLNGEYRHVGSSWLTRENRDMEIENVMNYIDAVFKNEGLQDTSNLNILGYSQGVSVATRYVANRKINCSNLILHSGKVPEELEAKDFNNSNSTRFSFIYGNKDQYLNPEVLKAEKNRLQKIFPQNLDIISFEGEHEVNKEVISKFA